The Longimicrobiales bacterium genome contains the following window.
CAGGCGATGGACGTCCTGAGAAAATTCAACGCGGTGCGCCCGCAGGAGTGAGCGACTGGCAGCTCGTCAGGGATGGACCTCGTCCTCGATGAACCGCTCGAGTTCGTGGGCGTTCGCCTCGGCATCGCGTTCGCCCAGCTCCATCACTTCCTGCAGGTACAGCGGGTTGAACATCAGCATCGCGAGGATGTCGGGGGAGCGCGTCTCGCGCGTGCCGAGCCCTCGCGTCATGAAGCGGAACGCCCACGGCAGGTCGAGCTCGTGCCCCGCGGCCATGCGAGCGAGGTCCTGGCTCGGCCGGATCGTGAGGATGCGGATCGGGCGCAGGCCGTTGCGTTCTTCGGGCGGCAGCTTCACGAGCAGCGAATTGAGCCGCTCGAGCCGCATGACGTCCTGGTCGATCAGATCGAGAAACACGGAGTTCAGCAGCAGACCGAGCACCTGCGCGGGCGGCGGGTAACCGGTGACCACCGGCGCATCCACCTCCTGCTGCGCACGATCGTAACGCGTCGAGATCGCGAGCACGCGGTCCGCGCCGAGGTGCAGCGCAGGGGACAGCGGGGCGGACAGACGCATGCCGCCGTCGCCGTACCAGTGTGCGCCGACCGCAGGATCCTGGATCTCGACGGCAGGGAAGAACAGCGGCAGCGCCGCAGACGCCATGATGTGATCGATCCGCAGCTTGGTCTGCACCGCCCGGCGGTTCGGCCGCGTCCAGGGCGCGATGTCGCGCCCCTGCACCCACACGACCGACTGGCTTGTCGTGTACGACGCCGTGACGATCGCGACCGACTTCAGGGCGCCCCGCTCCAGGTTGTAGTCGACGCCGCTGAGCACGCCCTCCTGCGTGACCATCACCTCCTCGAGCAGCTCGCGCAGCGGCGTCGTATCCAGCAGTCCCTGCACGCGCGCCACGCCCTGGCCACCGCCGGACGTCAGGCGGGAACCCCAGCGAAACGCACTCCACGCGATGGACCACGGCGCCACGCGGAAGACGTCCTCCACCTGGAGCTCGCTCCAGAGGCCCCGCAGCTCCTCGACCGACTGGGCGAAGGTCCCGAACCGGGAGGCCAGCTTGGCGGCATTGACGGCGCCCGCGGACACGCCGGTCAGGATCGGCAGGTCCAGCTCGGGATAGCGGCGGGCGATCCATGACAGCACACCCACCTGGTAGGCACCCCGGGCGCCGCCGCCGGTCAGGACGAGTCCGATCTCAGCCATTGCATCAGGTTAGTACCGGAATACGTCGCGCGGCCAGCCCGCGGGGTGCCATCCCGTAGCCTGGGCGTACCATCCCGCTTTTCCGTGCGTCACACACAAGAGACAACCGCAGCCGGCCTGATGCCGTCATAGCTCATTGTGGGCAGACGTTTTATCGTTGATTCATGCATCCCCCGGAAGACCCGATGGACTTCCTCAGCGAGCTGAAGCGCAGGCGAGTCGTCCGAGTAGGCATTGCCTACGCGGCGGCGGTGTTCGTCGTGCTCCAGGCGGCCGACCTGGTCTTCGAGGCACTCGATGTCGGGCCGGGTGTGTTTCGCGTGCTCGTCATCGGCTGTCTTGGCGGGTTCCCGGTCGCGCTCATCCTCGGGTGGCTCGTCGACGTAACGCCGGATGGCATCCGCCTGACCGCCCGGCGCGGCGAGCCGGGGCGCCTGCTCGCGCGCGTGCCGCGCTGGGCGGTGTTCG
Protein-coding sequences here:
- a CDS encoding patatin-like phospholipase family protein; this encodes MAEIGLVLTGGGARGAYQVGVLSWIARRYPELDLPILTGVSAGAVNAAKLASRFGTFAQSVEELRGLWSELQVEDVFRVAPWSIAWSAFRWGSRLTSGGGQGVARVQGLLDTTPLRELLEEVMVTQEGVLSGVDYNLERGALKSVAIVTASYTTSQSVVWVQGRDIAPWTRPNRRAVQTKLRIDHIMASAALPLFFPAVEIQDPAVGAHWYGDGGMRLSAPLSPALHLGADRVLAISTRYDRAQQEVDAPVVTGYPPPAQVLGLLLNSVFLDLIDQDVMRLERLNSLLVKLPPEERNGLRPIRILTIRPSQDLARMAAGHELDLPWAFRFMTRGLGTRETRSPDILAMLMFNPLYLQEVMELGERDAEANAHELERFIEDEVHP